From a single Micromonospora carbonacea genomic region:
- the leuS gene encoding leucine--tRNA ligase, with the protein MSEATAAGDIPPYRYTAALAEEIEQRWQDTWQREGTFHAPNPTGPLADPGHPRAGAEKLYVLDMFPYPSGAGLHVGHPLGYIGTDCFARYQRMAGRNVLHAMGFDAFGLPAEQYAVQTGTHPRTTTVANIERYKAQLRRLGLAHDDRRSVATIDTDFYRWTQWIFLQVFNSWYDADARRARPVAELIAEFAAGDRPTPDGRPWAALTDAERRAVVDGHRLAYVSEAPVNWCPGLGTVLANEEVTADGRSDRGNFPVFKRNLKQWMMRITAYGDRLLEDLDALDWPEPIKLMQRNWIGRSTGAHVDFATDRGPVRVFTTRPDTIFGATYMVLAPEHELVDALLPAAWPDGTRDAWTGGHASPRAAVEAYRKAAAAKTDVERQADTKEKTGVFVGAYATNPVTGGQIPIFIADYVLAGYGTGAIMAVPAQDERDWAFAEVFELPIVRTVQPADGFAGKAYTGDGPAINSAAPDRGLDLNGLGVADAKAAIIAWLEANGHGAGATTYRLRDWLFSRQRYWGEPFPIVYDESGAAIALPESMLPVELPEVDDFSPKTFDPDDADSNPETPLSRRRDWVEVELDLGDGLRRYTRETNVMPQWAGSCWYELRYLDPTNAERFVDAENERYWMGPRVEGDCGGTDLYVGGAEHAVLHLLYARFWHKVLYDLGHVSSFEPFRKLFNQGMIQAYAYTDARGSYVQAEEVVERDGAWFLGEEEVRREYGKMGKSLKNVVTPDDMCAAYGADTFRVYEMSMGPLEVSRPWETRAVVGSYRFLQRVWRAVVDEQTGAPRVTDDPADEATRRLLHKVVDGVRGDMEGIRFNTAIAKLIELTNALTRLPATPREVAEPLVLMLAPFAPHVAEELWRRLGHDASLAYADFPTADPALLVAETVTYPVQINGKVRGRVEVSADASEDDVRAAALEAVAGALAGKAPRKVIVVKGRMVSVVA; encoded by the coding sequence ATGAGTGAGGCAACAGCGGCGGGCGACATCCCCCCGTACCGGTACACCGCGGCCCTGGCCGAGGAGATCGAGCAGCGCTGGCAGGACACCTGGCAGCGGGAGGGCACGTTCCACGCCCCGAACCCGACCGGGCCGCTGGCCGACCCCGGCCACCCCCGGGCCGGCGCGGAGAAGCTGTACGTGCTGGACATGTTCCCGTACCCGTCGGGGGCGGGCCTGCACGTCGGGCACCCGCTGGGCTACATCGGCACCGACTGCTTCGCCCGCTACCAGCGGATGGCCGGCCGCAACGTGCTGCACGCGATGGGCTTCGACGCGTTCGGCCTGCCCGCCGAGCAGTACGCGGTGCAGACCGGCACCCACCCCCGCACCACGACCGTGGCCAACATCGAGCGGTACAAGGCGCAGCTGCGCCGGCTGGGCCTGGCCCACGACGACCGCCGCTCGGTGGCCACCATCGACACCGACTTCTACCGCTGGACCCAGTGGATCTTCCTGCAGGTCTTCAACTCCTGGTACGACGCGGACGCCCGCAGGGCCCGGCCGGTCGCCGAGCTGATCGCCGAGTTCGCCGCGGGCGACCGCCCGACCCCGGACGGCCGGCCGTGGGCCGCGCTGACCGACGCCGAGCGGCGGGCGGTCGTCGACGGGCACCGGCTGGCGTACGTCTCGGAGGCGCCGGTGAACTGGTGCCCGGGGCTGGGCACCGTGCTGGCCAACGAGGAGGTCACCGCCGACGGCCGCTCCGACCGGGGCAACTTCCCCGTGTTCAAGCGCAACCTGAAGCAGTGGATGATGCGGATCACCGCGTACGGCGACCGGCTGCTGGAGGACCTGGACGCCCTGGACTGGCCCGAGCCGATCAAGCTGATGCAGCGCAACTGGATCGGCCGGTCCACGGGCGCGCACGTCGACTTCGCCACCGACCGGGGCCCGGTGCGGGTGTTCACGACCCGCCCGGACACCATCTTCGGGGCCACCTACATGGTGCTGGCCCCCGAGCACGAGCTGGTCGACGCGCTGCTGCCGGCCGCCTGGCCGGACGGCACGCGGGACGCCTGGACCGGCGGGCACGCCAGCCCCCGGGCGGCCGTCGAGGCGTACCGCAAGGCGGCGGCGGCCAAGACCGACGTGGAGCGGCAGGCCGACACGAAGGAGAAGACCGGCGTCTTCGTCGGCGCGTACGCCACGAACCCCGTCACCGGCGGGCAGATCCCGATCTTCATCGCCGACTACGTGCTGGCCGGCTACGGCACCGGCGCGATCATGGCGGTGCCGGCGCAGGACGAGCGGGACTGGGCGTTCGCCGAGGTCTTCGAGCTGCCGATCGTGCGTACCGTGCAGCCCGCCGACGGCTTCGCCGGCAAGGCGTACACCGGGGACGGGCCGGCGATCAACAGCGCCGCGCCCGACCGCGGCCTGGACCTGAACGGCCTGGGCGTCGCCGACGCCAAGGCGGCGATCATCGCGTGGCTGGAGGCCAACGGCCACGGCGCCGGCGCGACCACCTACCGGCTGCGCGACTGGCTGTTCTCCCGCCAGCGCTACTGGGGCGAGCCGTTCCCGATCGTCTACGACGAGTCCGGGGCGGCCATCGCGCTGCCCGAGTCGATGCTGCCGGTCGAGCTGCCCGAGGTCGACGACTTCTCGCCGAAGACGTTCGACCCCGACGACGCCGACAGCAACCCGGAGACCCCGCTGTCGCGCCGCCGCGACTGGGTCGAGGTCGAGCTGGACCTGGGCGACGGGCTGCGGCGCTACACCCGCGAGACCAACGTGATGCCGCAGTGGGCCGGCTCCTGCTGGTACGAGCTGCGCTACCTGGACCCGACCAACGCCGAGCGCTTCGTCGACGCGGAGAACGAGCGGTACTGGATGGGCCCGCGCGTCGAGGGCGACTGCGGCGGCACCGACCTGTACGTCGGCGGGGCCGAGCACGCCGTGCTGCACCTGCTGTACGCCCGCTTCTGGCACAAGGTGCTGTACGACCTGGGCCACGTGTCCAGCTTCGAGCCGTTCCGCAAGCTGTTCAACCAGGGCATGATCCAGGCGTACGCGTACACCGACGCCCGGGGCTCCTACGTGCAGGCCGAGGAGGTCGTCGAGCGCGACGGCGCCTGGTTCCTGGGCGAGGAGGAGGTGCGCCGCGAGTACGGCAAGATGGGCAAGTCGCTGAAGAACGTGGTGACCCCCGACGACATGTGCGCCGCGTACGGCGCGGACACCTTCCGGGTGTACGAGATGTCGATGGGTCCGCTGGAGGTGTCCCGCCCGTGGGAGACCCGGGCGGTCGTCGGGTCGTACCGGTTCCTGCAACGGGTCTGGCGGGCCGTCGTCGACGAGCAGACCGGCGCGCCGCGGGTCACCGACGACCCGGCCGACGAGGCCACCCGGCGGCTGCTGCACAAGGTCGTCGACGGGGTCCGGGGCGACATGGAGGGGATCCGGTTCAACACCGCGATCGCCAAGCTGATCGAGCTGACCAACGCGCTGACCCGGCTGCCGGCCACCCCCCGCGAGGTGGCCGAGCCGCTGGTGCTGATGCTGGCCCCGTTCGCCCCGCACGTGGCCGAGGAGCTGTGGCGGCGGCTGGGCCACGACGCCTCCCTGGCGTACGCGGACTTCCCGACCGCCGACCCGGCCCTGCTGGTCGCCGAGACGGTGACCTACCCGGTGCAGATCAACGGCAAGGTGCGCGGCCGGGTCGAGGTGAGCGCCGACGCGTCCGAGGACGACGTGCGCGCGGCGGCGCTGGAGGCGGTGGCGGGCGCGCTGGCCGGCAAGGCGCCCCGCAAGGTCATCGTGGTGAAGGGCCGGATGGTCTCGGTCGTCGCCTGA
- a CDS encoding DUF58 domain-containing protein has protein sequence MRDGLRGLTTRGRSFLAAALAAAVSALILGEKDLLRVAVLLAVLPLLAAAYVGRSRYKLACNRSLDPHRVPVGASSRVVLRLQNLSRLPTGTLLLEDRLPYALGSRPRVVLERLGAHQASSVAYTVRADVRGRYEVGPLVVRLTDPFGLCELTRSFPSVDQLTVIPQVTPLPSVRLPGEYAGSGSSRARSVAVHGEDDAATREYRMGDDLRRVHWKSTARTGELMVRREEQPWESRATVVLDTRGYGHRGDGPTASFEWAVSAAASIAVHLRQAGYKLRLVTGDGADVDATEAAGDGLLLDQLAEVRLDPRGDITTLVRQVRQRGDGGLIIGLFGAVSTAEAELLAGLRGNGATCVGFLLDSSTWLHLPPRARAEADHAHGAAALALLQSGWRVVGVDHGARLPALWPQAGRGSQGFALRAALAETVAGGVK, from the coding sequence GTGCGCGACGGGCTCCGGGGCCTGACCACCCGCGGCCGCTCGTTCCTGGCCGCCGCGCTCGCCGCGGCGGTCTCCGCCCTCATCCTCGGCGAGAAGGACCTGCTCCGGGTGGCCGTGCTGCTCGCCGTCCTGCCGCTGCTCGCCGCCGCCTACGTGGGGCGCAGCCGCTACAAGCTGGCCTGCAACCGGTCGCTGGACCCGCACCGGGTGCCGGTCGGGGCCAGCTCCCGGGTGGTGCTGCGGTTGCAGAACCTGTCCCGCCTGCCCACCGGCACGCTGCTGCTGGAGGACCGGCTGCCGTACGCCCTGGGCAGCCGGCCCCGCGTGGTGCTGGAGCGGCTCGGCGCGCACCAGGCCAGCTCCGTGGCGTACACGGTCCGCGCGGACGTGCGCGGCCGGTACGAGGTGGGCCCGCTGGTGGTCCGGCTCACCGACCCGTTCGGGCTGTGCGAGCTGACCCGCTCGTTCCCCAGCGTCGACCAGCTCACGGTGATCCCGCAGGTCACCCCGCTGCCCTCGGTGCGGCTCCCCGGCGAGTACGCGGGCAGCGGCTCCAGCCGCGCCCGCTCGGTCGCGGTGCACGGCGAGGACGACGCGGCGACCCGGGAGTACCGGATGGGCGACGACCTGCGCCGGGTGCACTGGAAGTCGACGGCCCGCACGGGCGAGCTGATGGTGCGCCGTGAGGAGCAGCCCTGGGAGAGCCGGGCGACGGTGGTGCTGGACACCCGGGGCTACGGCCACCGGGGCGACGGCCCCACCGCGAGCTTCGAGTGGGCGGTCTCCGCCGCGGCCAGCATCGCCGTGCACCTGCGCCAGGCCGGCTACAAGCTGCGCCTGGTCACCGGCGACGGCGCGGACGTCGACGCCACCGAGGCCGCCGGCGACGGGCTGCTGCTCGACCAGCTCGCGGAGGTCCGCCTCGACCCGCGCGGCGACATCACCACGCTGGTGCGGCAGGTCCGCCAGCGCGGCGACGGCGGCCTGATCATCGGCCTGTTCGGCGCGGTGAGCACCGCCGAGGCGGAGCTGCTCGCCGGCCTGCGCGGCAACGGCGCGACCTGCGTCGGCTTCCTGCTGGACAGCTCCACCTGGCTCCACCTCCCGCCCCGGGCCCGGGCCGAGGCCGACCACGCGCACGGCGCCGCCGCGCTCGCCCTGCTGCAGAGCGGGTGGCGGGTCGTCGGGGTCGACCACGGCGCCCGGCTGCCCGCGCTGTGGCCGCAGGCCGGCCGGGGCTCGCAGGGGTTCGCCCTGCGGGCCGCGCTGGCCGAGACGGTGGCCGGGGGCGTCAAGTGA
- a CDS encoding transglutaminase TgpA family protein: protein MTATRNLGFVAAAATLLAAAPLSAIFERWTWLIQAAIAVTVVAGVAALTRLVRAPLWGQVLGMLGGLTLALAWLFPAGTELVAFLPTPGTFAHFGELLSASVVDMRSYGVKVPDTDPLLFVSVLGIGGVAVVVDVLAVGLRRPALAGLPMLAIYSVPVAVYVDSVPAVPFVVGAAGYLWLLVTDNVDRVRRFGRRFTGDGRDVDVWESSPLAAAGRRLAVVGVVLAVALPLAVPGMTGGLLNAVGAGTGTGSGNGQGGNPGRIDLFASLSGQLNQSEVYEMVTVTTTEPNPFYLRYGVADELRPDGFRVRNPTGRPVTRDLPDPTQRSGTGNGVERTRYQATVEVSKNLNMPLLPAYAEPVRTEELSGNWLYDPNQQVVFSNRENSRGKRYSFEYVRSTYTPTALRRAPSLPSDHPIRLQQTATPPVEQVDTLVADLVRGRSTDYDKVRAIYDHFSADNGFTYSLTTKGGTSGQDIVDFLNNKAGFCQQYAAAMAWLVRSAGIPARVAFGFTNGTGRTDEGYVLTNRNLHAWTEVYFDGMGWVPFDATPAYGVQGSTRSAWAPDTDAPEPAATEPGAPAAPDDSTPTPDAADPDAADADTDAGLAIGGNDPTRQAPVWPWWTAGALALLALLAAPALLRMALRRRRAARPAVTLAPATVDAGTGPAGEPGRSVTVVLDPDRARADAHAAWDELLDTLVDYRVRVDRTETPRATAERLVTEAVGEDASAATAVRLLGRAEELARYARTPLAGGELHPALRAVRGALATRTDRRTRLLAAVLPPSVLLRWRTALGNTSSRLVARTGDARYRLLRWSPRRLLATRTGR from the coding sequence GTGACCGCGACCCGCAACCTCGGCTTCGTGGCCGCCGCCGCGACCCTGCTCGCGGCGGCCCCGCTGTCGGCCATCTTCGAGCGGTGGACCTGGCTCATCCAGGCGGCCATCGCGGTCACGGTGGTCGCCGGGGTGGCCGCGCTGACCCGGCTGGTCCGGGCCCCGCTGTGGGGGCAGGTGCTGGGCATGCTCGGCGGGCTGACGCTCGCGCTGGCCTGGCTCTTCCCCGCCGGCACCGAGCTGGTGGCGTTCCTGCCGACCCCGGGCACCTTCGCCCACTTCGGCGAGCTGCTGAGCGCGTCCGTGGTGGACATGCGCTCGTACGGGGTGAAGGTGCCCGACACCGACCCGCTGCTGTTCGTCAGCGTGCTCGGCATCGGCGGGGTCGCCGTGGTGGTCGACGTGCTCGCCGTCGGCCTGCGCCGCCCGGCGCTGGCCGGGCTGCCGATGCTGGCCATCTACTCGGTGCCCGTCGCCGTCTACGTCGACAGCGTCCCCGCCGTGCCGTTCGTGGTCGGCGCGGCCGGCTACCTGTGGCTGCTGGTCACCGACAACGTCGACCGGGTGCGCCGGTTCGGCCGCCGGTTCACCGGCGACGGCCGCGACGTCGACGTGTGGGAGTCCTCGCCGTTGGCCGCCGCCGGGCGGCGGCTCGCCGTGGTCGGGGTGGTGCTGGCGGTGGCGCTGCCGCTGGCGGTGCCGGGGATGACCGGGGGCCTGCTCAACGCCGTGGGCGCCGGCACCGGCACCGGGTCGGGCAACGGCCAGGGCGGCAACCCGGGCCGCATCGACCTCTTCGCCTCGCTGAGCGGGCAGCTCAACCAGTCCGAGGTCTACGAGATGGTCACGGTGACCACCACCGAGCCGAACCCGTTCTACCTGCGCTACGGCGTCGCCGACGAGCTGCGGCCCGACGGGTTCCGGGTGCGCAACCCGACCGGCCGGCCCGTCACCCGGGACCTGCCCGACCCGACCCAGCGCTCCGGGACCGGCAACGGCGTCGAGCGGACGCGGTACCAGGCCACCGTGGAGGTCTCGAAGAACCTCAACATGCCGCTGCTGCCGGCCTACGCCGAGCCGGTGCGCACCGAGGAGCTCAGCGGCAACTGGCTCTACGACCCCAACCAGCAGGTCGTCTTCTCCAACCGGGAGAACTCCCGCGGCAAGCGCTACTCGTTCGAGTACGTCCGGTCGACGTACACGCCGACGGCGCTGCGGCGGGCCCCGTCGCTGCCGTCGGACCACCCGATCCGGCTCCAGCAGACCGCCACCCCGCCGGTGGAGCAGGTCGACACCCTGGTCGCCGACCTCGTGCGGGGCCGCAGCACCGACTACGACAAGGTCCGGGCGATCTACGACCACTTCTCGGCGGACAACGGCTTCACCTACAGCCTGACGACGAAGGGCGGCACCAGCGGCCAGGACATCGTCGACTTCCTCAACAACAAGGCCGGCTTCTGCCAGCAGTACGCGGCGGCGATGGCGTGGCTGGTCCGGTCGGCCGGCATCCCGGCCCGGGTGGCGTTCGGCTTCACCAACGGCACCGGCCGCACCGACGAGGGGTACGTGCTGACCAACCGCAACCTGCACGCCTGGACGGAGGTCTACTTCGACGGGATGGGCTGGGTGCCGTTCGACGCCACCCCGGCGTACGGCGTGCAGGGCTCGACCCGCTCGGCGTGGGCACCGGACACCGACGCGCCGGAGCCGGCGGCCACCGAGCCGGGCGCCCCGGCCGCCCCCGACGACTCGACGCCGACGCCGGACGCCGCCGACCCGGACGCCGCCGACGCGGACACCGACGCCGGCCTGGCGATCGGGGGGAACGATCCCACCCGGCAGGCCCCGGTGTGGCCCTGGTGGACGGCCGGCGCGCTGGCGCTGCTGGCCCTGCTCGCCGCGCCGGCGCTGCTGCGGATGGCGTTGCGCCGCCGGCGGGCCGCCCGGCCGGCGGTGACGCTCGCACCGGCCACGGTGGACGCCGGCACGGGCCCGGCCGGCGAACCGGGCCGGTCCGTCACCGTGGTGCTGGACCCCGACCGGGCGCGGGCGGACGCGCACGCCGCCTGGGACGAGCTGCTCGACACCCTGGTCGACTACCGGGTCCGGGTGGACCGGACGGAGACGCCGCGGGCGACCGCCGAGCGCCTGGTCACCGAGGCCGTCGGCGAGGACGCCTCCGCCGCCACGGCGGTGCGGCTGCTGGGCCGCGCCGAGGAGCTGGCCCGGTACGCCCGCACCCCGCTCGCGGGCGGGGAGCTGCACCCGGCGCTGCGCGCCGTCCGGGGCGCGCTCGCCACCCGGACCGACCGGCGGACGCGGCTGCTGGCGGCGGTGCTGCCGCCGTCGGTGCTGCTGCGCTGGCGCACCGCGCTGGGCAACACGTCCTCCCGGCTGGTGGCCAGGACGGGCGACGCCCGCTACCGGCTGCTGCGCTGGAGCCCGCGCCGCCTGCTGGCCACCCGCACGGGCCGCTGA
- a CDS encoding AAA family ATPase produces the protein MTQQTWDEVGGLLPHDEFRAASEAIVANIEQVIEGKTATVRLALAVLLAEGHLLIEDVPGVGKTKLAKALARSIDCSVRRIQFTPDLLPSDVTGVSVYNQETHDFEFRPGAVFANLVVGDEINRASPKTQSALLECMEERQVTVDGVTYQLQTPFMVIATQNPIEMEGTYPLPEAQRDRFTARIAMGYPGPEAELAMLDGHGAADPLQELRSVSDADTVRRLIATVREVHVADAVKQYAVDLVTATREAPDLRLGASPRATLQLLRTARAVAALEGRDYVLPDDLQALAVPVLAHRIIPTADAQLARRTTDAIVAELVHRLPLPHDRQRSPYDNRPAADGNGRAPYEPRRR, from the coding sequence GTGACACAACAGACCTGGGACGAGGTGGGCGGTCTGCTGCCGCACGACGAGTTCCGCGCCGCCAGTGAGGCCATCGTGGCCAACATCGAGCAGGTCATCGAGGGCAAGACGGCCACCGTCCGGCTGGCCCTGGCCGTCCTGCTCGCCGAGGGCCACCTCCTCATCGAGGACGTCCCGGGCGTCGGCAAGACCAAGCTGGCGAAGGCCCTCGCCCGGTCCATCGACTGTTCGGTACGGCGCATCCAGTTCACCCCCGACCTGCTGCCCAGCGACGTCACCGGCGTCAGCGTCTACAACCAGGAGACGCACGACTTCGAGTTCCGCCCCGGCGCGGTCTTCGCCAACCTGGTCGTCGGCGACGAGATCAACCGGGCCTCGCCGAAGACCCAGTCCGCCCTGCTGGAGTGCATGGAGGAGCGGCAGGTCACCGTCGACGGCGTCACCTACCAGCTCCAGACCCCGTTCATGGTGATCGCCACCCAGAACCCGATCGAGATGGAGGGGACCTACCCGCTGCCCGAGGCGCAGCGCGACCGGTTCACCGCCCGCATCGCGATGGGCTACCCGGGGCCGGAGGCGGAACTGGCCATGCTGGACGGGCACGGCGCGGCCGACCCGTTGCAGGAGCTGCGGTCGGTCTCCGACGCCGACACCGTGCGCCGGCTCATCGCCACCGTCCGCGAGGTGCACGTCGCCGACGCCGTGAAGCAGTACGCGGTGGACCTGGTCACCGCCACCCGGGAGGCCCCCGACCTGCGGCTGGGCGCGTCGCCCCGGGCCACCCTCCAGCTCCTGCGCACCGCCCGGGCCGTCGCCGCCCTGGAGGGGCGCGACTACGTCCTCCCCGACGACCTGCAGGCGCTCGCGGTGCCGGTGCTCGCCCACCGGATCATCCCGACCGCCGACGCCCAGCTCGCCCGGCGCACCACCGACGCGATCGTCGCCGAGCTGGTGCACCGGCTGCCGCTGCCGCACGACCGCCAGCGTTCCCCGTACGACAACCGGCCCGCCGCCGACGGCAACGGCCGCGCCCCGTACGAGCCGCGGAGGCGGTGA